Proteins encoded within one genomic window of Candidatus Roizmanbacteria bacterium CG_4_9_14_0_2_um_filter_38_17:
- the argS gene encoding arginine--tRNA ligase: protein MITDTIKEQIQQVIKRLKLPEVDINLEHPGEESHGDYSCNIAMVLAAKAEKNPRELATAIVTELEKDKELKKVVDKIEVAGSGFINFWLANDCLINELELINTDKQIIPSFLLGPAKKIIVEFAHPNTHKLLHIGHLRNISLAESIIRILETIGNKVIRANYQGDVGMHIAKCIYGMMQTGEKTPKTLDEKIKYLGKSYQEGNSYYENNEEAKQKIHVINKKIYNRDPKILKLWKKTRQWSLDYYDEFYKRVYSHFDRLYFESEVYDSGLKMSKQALKDGILEKSKGAVVFNGDKYGLHTRVFITSEGNPTYEGKELGLAELEFSEHGEIDKCIHIVGPEQASFFQVTFKAEELINSVKYQNKQLHYIYGFVQLAKGKMSSRKGTVITAQWLLDEVKNKITKSFDVDDKSAEIIMIGAVKYSMLKVDPKSEIAFDINQSISLEGNSGPYLQYTYARCKSIARKSENSKSDTSLQPNIEELTILRTLYKYPEVVLEAGKTYSPNLICNYLFDLAQKYNTFYNKHKVIGGDNVQFRLQLTSATAQVLKNGLKLLGIKTLEKM from the coding sequence ATGATCACAGACACTATTAAAGAACAGATACAACAAGTAATTAAGCGTTTAAAGCTACCAGAGGTAGATATAAACCTGGAGCATCCGGGTGAGGAAAGCCATGGCGATTACTCTTGCAATATAGCAATGGTATTAGCAGCTAAGGCAGAGAAAAATCCTCGAGAGCTAGCCACAGCAATAGTAACAGAATTAGAGAAAGATAAAGAACTAAAGAAGGTTGTAGACAAAATAGAGGTAGCCGGCTCAGGATTTATTAATTTTTGGCTCGCAAATGATTGTTTGATCAATGAGCTCGAACTTATTAACACAGATAAACAAATAATCCCTTCATTCCTCTTAGGTCCAGCAAAAAAAATAATCGTTGAATTTGCTCACCCCAATACTCACAAACTACTCCATATTGGTCATTTAAGAAATATATCCTTAGCAGAGTCAATTATTAGAATACTAGAGACGATTGGTAATAAGGTTATAAGAGCTAATTATCAAGGAGATGTTGGTATGCATATTGCAAAATGCATATACGGAATGATGCAAACTGGCGAGAAAACTCCTAAAACTCTTGATGAAAAGATTAAATACTTAGGTAAATCTTACCAAGAAGGTAATAGTTATTATGAAAACAATGAAGAAGCTAAGCAAAAAATTCATGTTATTAACAAAAAAATATACAACAGAGATCCTAAAATTCTAAAACTCTGGAAGAAGACTAGGCAATGGAGCTTGGATTACTATGACGAGTTTTATAAGCGAGTTTATTCTCATTTTGACCGATTATATTTTGAAAGCGAGGTATATGACTCAGGACTTAAAATGTCCAAACAAGCTCTTAAAGACGGTATCTTAGAGAAAAGTAAAGGCGCTGTTGTGTTTAATGGAGATAAATATGGTCTCCATACTAGAGTATTTATCACTAGCGAGGGAAATCCTACTTACGAAGGAAAAGAACTAGGCTTAGCAGAACTAGAGTTTAGTGAGCATGGAGAAATAGACAAATGTATTCATATAGTAGGTCCAGAGCAAGCCAGTTTTTTCCAGGTAACGTTTAAGGCAGAAGAGCTAATCAATTCTGTAAAATACCAAAATAAACAGCTTCACTACATATACGGATTTGTTCAGCTAGCTAAGGGAAAAATGTCTTCCCGCAAAGGAACAGTAATTACCGCTCAATGGCTATTGGATGAAGTTAAGAATAAAATTACAAAATCTTTCGATGTTGATGACAAGTCAGCAGAGATTATTATGATCGGTGCTGTAAAATATTCTATGTTAAAAGTTGATCCAAAAAGTGAAATAGCATTTGACATTAATCAGTCCATATCTTTAGAGGGGAACTCGGGGCCATATTTACAGTACACATATGCTAGATGTAAATCTATTGCAAGAAAGAGTGAAAATAGTAAATCAGATACGAGCCTACAACCAAACATCGAGGAATTAACTATTTTGCGAACTTTGTATAAATATCCCGAAGTGGTGCTTGAAGCAGGAAAAACTTACTCTCCTAACTTAATCTGCAATTACCTGTTTGATCTTGCGCAGAAATACAATACTTTCTACAACAAACATAAAGTAATCGGTGGTGATAATGTACAATTTAGATTACAGCTAACGTCCGCTACTGCACAAGTATTGAAGAATGGGCTTAAACTCTTAGGAATCAAAACTCTCGAAAAGATGTAG
- the recA gene encoding recombinase RecA: protein MTDDKQVEQRKKAVSLAMEQIQTQYGKGSIMRFGEPGARVAGLEVISTSSLTLDQALGVGGLPRGRIVEVYGPEASGKTTIALGTIAQAQKAGGIAAFVDAEHALDPAWAQIIGVNLDDLLISQPDTGEQALEITETLIRSGGIDVLVIDSVAALVPRSEIEGEMGDSQMGVQARLMSQALRKLTGVISKSRTVVIFTNQIRHKIGVMFGNPETTTGGLALKFYASIRMDVRKIKAIKSGDQVIGSRHRVKVVKNKVAPPFREAEFEIKSFGIDKGGELLDMAVEHGVINRSGAFFKYGESVLGQGHDAAASTLMEDKKLASKIYAETKQAKTEGEKPKKTK, encoded by the coding sequence ATGACAGATGATAAACAAGTAGAGCAGCGTAAAAAAGCAGTGAGTTTAGCGATGGAGCAGATCCAGACACAATATGGTAAAGGATCTATTATGCGTTTTGGTGAGCCTGGGGCAAGAGTTGCAGGACTCGAAGTTATATCTACTAGTTCTTTGACTCTTGATCAGGCATTGGGCGTAGGAGGGTTACCACGAGGAAGAATAGTTGAGGTTTATGGTCCAGAAGCTTCTGGAAAAACTACCATTGCATTGGGGACTATTGCGCAAGCACAAAAAGCTGGTGGTATTGCGGCCTTTGTAGACGCAGAGCATGCTCTTGATCCCGCTTGGGCACAGATAATTGGTGTGAATTTGGATGATCTTTTAATTTCTCAACCGGACACTGGAGAGCAGGCTTTGGAAATTACAGAGACACTTATTCGCTCAGGTGGTATTGACGTTTTGGTAATAGATTCTGTGGCCGCACTAGTTCCTCGTTCGGAAATTGAAGGGGAGATGGGAGACTCACAGATGGGGGTTCAAGCTAGGCTTATGAGCCAAGCACTTCGTAAATTAACCGGAGTAATTTCAAAATCTCGCACAGTAGTTATTTTTACTAACCAAATTAGGCATAAAATTGGAGTGATGTTTGGAAACCCTGAAACCACAACAGGTGGATTAGCCTTGAAGTTCTATGCGTCAATCCGTATGGATGTTCGTAAAATTAAAGCAATAAAATCCGGAGACCAAGTAATTGGCTCAAGGCATAGAGTAAAGGTTGTTAAGAATAAAGTTGCTCCACCATTTCGAGAAGCTGAGTTTGAGATTAAGTCGTTTGGTATAGACAAGGGTGGAGAGCTTTTAGATATGGCAGTTGAGCACGGAGTTATTAATCGTTCAGGAGCATTTTTTAAATATGGGGAAAGTGTACTAGGTCAAGGACACGATGCTGCTGCATCGACACTGATGGAAGATAAGAAGTTAGCTAGCAAGATTTATGCTGAAACCAAACAAGCCAAGACTGAAGGAGAAAAGCCCAAAAAAACCAAGTGA
- a CDS encoding 30S ribosomal protein S10: protein MRQSRIRVRLKAYDHRVIDESCQKIVESTIQTGAKVMGPVPLPTRREKFAVMRSPFTDKDSREHFMIKTHKRVIDIEEPNQKTIDALMHMNLPAGVDIQIGS, encoded by the coding sequence ATGCGTCAAAGTAGAATTAGAGTTAGATTAAAGGCATATGATCACAGGGTTATTGATGAATCCTGTCAGAAAATAGTTGAGTCTACAATTCAAACTGGTGCAAAAGTTATGGGACCTGTTCCTCTTCCAACACGCAGAGAAAAATTTGCGGTTATGCGTTCCCCATTTACGGACAAGGATTCACGTGAGCATTTCATGATCAAGACACATAAGAGAGTAATAGATATTGAAGAACCTAACCAGAAAACTATTGATGCTCTTATGCATATGAATCTTCCCGCTGGAGTAGATATTCAGATAGGCTCCTAA
- the rny gene encoding ribonuclease Y encodes MSDSINKIRDELIGKLEKSAGMSRNDAKQELLNQIKHSEAEEIAREIKAVEEKVKVEADKRAREIVADAIKHGATDWVSEFTVSTIQIQDDSVKARIIGKEGRNIRAFERVTNVDVNLDEEGLITLSSFDPVRREIARVALEDLIKDGRIQPARIEEIYEQTKESIEKLMFEAGEKLCHGVGVFSMPKELIAMLGRFKYRFSYGQNMIKHTLEETKIGIALAEELRADVDIVRLGCLLHDIGKIVSEDEGTHVDKGVKLLKKYNMPEAVIGCVAAHHEDIPFPSLSAVLVYVADAVSGARPGARHEDYGDYLKRLTKLEDIAKRHTGVSDAYAVSAGRDLRVVVDPGELSDAEATVLARDIKKEVEETMVYPGQVKIIVIRELRAIEIAQ; translated from the coding sequence ATGAGTGATTCAATAAACAAAATTAGAGACGAATTAATAGGAAAACTGGAAAAATCCGCTGGCATGTCTCGAAATGACGCAAAACAGGAGCTTTTAAACCAGATAAAACATTCAGAAGCAGAAGAGATAGCAAGAGAGATAAAGGCTGTAGAAGAGAAAGTTAAGGTAGAAGCAGATAAACGAGCCAGAGAGATTGTGGCCGATGCTATTAAACACGGTGCTACTGATTGGGTTTCTGAGTTTACTGTTTCGACAATCCAGATCCAAGATGATAGTGTCAAAGCGCGCATCATAGGTAAAGAAGGCAGAAATATCCGTGCGTTTGAGAGAGTGACCAATGTTGATGTAAATCTAGATGAAGAAGGATTAATTACTCTTTCTAGTTTTGATCCAGTGCGTCGCGAAATTGCGCGAGTAGCGTTAGAGGATTTAATTAAAGATGGGAGAATTCAACCAGCAAGAATAGAAGAGATATACGAGCAGACCAAGGAAAGTATTGAGAAATTAATGTTTGAAGCTGGTGAGAAGTTGTGTCACGGAGTAGGAGTTTTTAGCATGCCCAAGGAGTTGATCGCTATGTTAGGAAGGTTTAAATACCGTTTTTCATATGGCCAAAACATGATTAAGCATACCTTGGAGGAGACAAAGATAGGAATTGCGTTGGCAGAAGAGTTGAGAGCAGACGTGGACATTGTTCGTTTGGGTTGTTTGCTCCACGATATTGGAAAGATTGTATCTGAAGATGAAGGAACTCATGTTGATAAAGGAGTAAAGCTTTTAAAGAAATATAATATGCCCGAAGCTGTGATTGGTTGTGTGGCAGCACATCATGAAGATATTCCATTTCCATCTTTATCTGCAGTATTAGTATATGTAGCCGATGCAGTTTCAGGAGCTAGACCTGGAGCCAGACATGAAGACTATGGTGACTATTTGAAACGTCTTACTAAACTGGAAGATATAGCAAAGAGACACACGGGAGTATCTGATGCTTACGCAGTCTCAGCTGGTCGTGATCTTCGAGTGGTTGTAGACCCTGGAGAGTTATCTGACGCGGAAGCGACTGTGCTGGCACGAGATATTAAAA
- the tuf gene encoding elongation factor Tu, which translates to MADSKKYERTKPHVNIGTIGHVDHGKTTLTAAITNYLATKGQASAMKFEDIDNAPEERERGVTINISHVEYETAKRHYAHIDAPGHADYIKNMITGAAQMDGAILVVSAPDGPMPQTTEHILLARQVNVPAIVVFMNKVDMVDDEELLDLVEIEVRELLNKYKYPGNDVPIIRGSALKALEGDAEAQKGIEKLMDAVDEYIPEPKRELDKPFLMPIEDVFSIKGRGTVVTGRIERGKVDVNDEIEIVGVKDTVKTVVTGVEMFRKTLDEGQAGDNVGVLVRGLEKNQVERGQVLAKPGSITPHTKFEAEVYVLTKDEGGRHTPFFTGYRPQFYIRTTDVTGNVALPKGVEMVMPGDNVTVTVELIQPIAMEEGVRFAIREGGHTVGAGVITKVVA; encoded by the coding sequence ATGGCAGATTCAAAAAAATACGAGCGCACTAAGCCTCATGTAAATATCGGAACTATCGGACACGTGGATCACGGCAAGACCACTTTAACTGCGGCTATTACTAACTACCTTGCTACTAAAGGTCAAGCTTCTGCGATGAAGTTTGAGGATATTGACAATGCTCCCGAAGAGAGAGAAAGAGGAGTTACAATAAACATTTCCCACGTTGAATACGAAACGGCAAAGCGTCACTATGCTCATATAGATGCACCAGGACATGCTGACTACATCAAGAACATGATCACTGGCGCAGCTCAGATGGACGGCGCAATTTTGGTTGTGTCTGCTCCAGATGGACCCATGCCACAAACCACAGAACACATTCTACTTGCGCGTCAAGTTAATGTGCCTGCGATTGTTGTGTTCATGAACAAGGTAGATATGGTTGATGACGAAGAATTGCTTGATCTAGTTGAGATTGAAGTTCGTGAGCTTTTAAATAAATACAAATACCCAGGTAACGACGTGCCAATTATTCGTGGCTCAGCTCTTAAAGCGCTTGAAGGTGACGCCGAAGCACAAAAGGGAATTGAGAAGCTAATGGATGCAGTAGATGAGTATATTCCTGAACCTAAACGTGAGCTGGATAAGCCATTTTTAATGCCAATAGAGGACGTTTTCTCAATTAAGGGAAGAGGAACTGTTGTAACAGGACGTATTGAGAGAGGTAAAGTTGATGTAAATGATGAGATTGAGATTGTTGGTGTCAAAGACACAGTTAAGACAGTCGTTACAGGAGTAGAAATGTTTAGAAAAACTCTTGACGAAGGTCAAGCGGGAGATAACGTTGGAGTACTCGTACGAGGACTAGAGAAAAATCAGGTAGAACGTGGTCAAGTATTAGCTAAGCCAGGTTCAATTACTCCTCATACTAAATTTGAGGCAGAGGTCTATGTCTTAACTAAAGATGAAGGTGGTAGGCATACTCCATTCTTTACAGGTTACAGACCTCAGTTCTACATTAGAACAACAGATGTTACTGGTAACGTAGCTTTACCAAAAGGAGTTGAAATGGTTATGCCTGGAGATAACGTTACAGTTACTGTCGAATTGATTCAGCCAATTGCAATGGAAGAGGGAGTAAGATTTGCTATCCGCGAAGGTGGACACACGGTTGGGGCAGGAGTTATTACTAAGGTAGTAGCTTAA